atattcataaatatattttcatatatataatattgtaactttttttttttaatatcccttattttattatatttttatttagtcTCATATAATATCGAAGAAATACGAAGAGGATTGGCTATCATCAGATGTTCTTTTATCAtgttttttgaattttattaaattaaaaaagtatgTAAATATAGCTGAATTATCTGTTAAATTCCAGACAACAACTGAGGTaaatttcaaataaaaacaagttcataaaaattcaaaaaaaaaaaaaaaaaaaaaaaaatattataatttctttAGATTAATTATtagcattattattattacacattttttattctttgaTTTTCTATTCTTTGATTTTCTATTCTTTGATTTTCTATTCTTTGATTTTCTATTCTTTGATTTTCTATTTATACTTTTGTAGGATATAAGAGAAAAACTAGAGGAGTTAGAGACGTTAGATATGATAAATGGGGTTCTGGATGAAAAAgggaattatatttatttatcacaagatgaaattaataaattatgtttGGAAATTCAAACAAATGGAGAAGTTGATACCCATGAAGATTTTGTGAACATTTGCAACAAAATTATATCACTAAGTATTAATGAAGCGGTTAGATtagtttgttttttttattgataaaattatctatttttttataataatatttatatccacataatatgtattatgCTTTCATTTCAGGACATGAAGAAATTAAAAGAAGAGgaagaaaaaattattattgccAAAACGGATATGTTGTGATTGGGAAGTGGGGAAACAAGCATGTGGGTTCGAAATGGGTGAAAGAAGCATGTGGGTTCGAAATGGGTGAAAGAAGCATGTGGGTTCGAAGTGGGCGAAAGAAGCATGTGTGTTCGAAGTGGGCGAAAGAAGCATGTGGGTTCGAAATGGGCGAAAGAAGCATGTGGGTTCGAAGCATGTGCATCTAAACGTGTGGAAGTATAGAGGAACTTCCGAATGGTGAATCGGTGGGACATACGATTTGGGATAAATTATTCTGGGTTGTTAAAATGATTCTTTAAAAACTCAATGCACTCTTCTTCCTTTTCTCCATGAATACAAGTAAACTgaatctaaaaaaaaaaaaaaaaaaaaaaaaaaaaaaaataggaaataaatgaaaagacacagatgtgtatatatttgtctaacgaaattaatattatttaattttgatttttacaattttttcataGATTTCATTAATTCGATTTGGATTTATGTTGGGAAAATGATGTTTAATGTTTGGCCATTTTAAAAAGGGTTTAATGTTATAAGATTTTtgaatatcattttttaaaatatattgatacAATTTGATAACAAAGTCagataaataaatatcattagttataatgttaataaaatttttatttaattcattatacttatgaaatatataaaatattaaaattaacaaatcCCATTTATCTccaacattttttaaaaatatcacaACATCCCCTTTTATATTTAGATCtgtttttttatcattatcatcttttaataattccaaaacatttatatttttgtataatttgtataaatatgtaaaaccttcatatatatttacacaaaattttgaatattttaaagGGAATTTTAAAGATTCtctaataatatattcaatTACATAttctgtttttatatttttctttatatatatataataattttttaatggtaataaaaataaacacatatgtatataatttatattttccttataatttaaatcataaaatatttgttttaataattcaCTTTTTTCAACatctttaaaaaattttacataatttaaTCCCTCAAAAAGCCaatcattttctatatttttatcgtcATTTTTATCGTCATTTTTATCGTCATTTTGGCTTTTCGCATTTTCACCATTTCTAtcaccatttttattaagatAGGTTCTATTGTTATCttcatcatttatatattcactAATAGATTTTTCCACATTTTGATGTACCTCTTTTGAATCTTCAAAAAGATGAACTCTTTTATTTACCATTTCATTAGTATCATAATAGGAATGATTGTctattttatgattttttttttttttcattttttcaaatatttcatcattttgaACAAAATAATCTGTTggcaatttaaaaatttccTTAGAATAGTTACTATAATTTAACAATGTTAAAGAGAgaacaatatttttacatttatgagaaaatattttgattatttctGATGCTAATCTactttttgatatttttttattaaaagatttttttatatcttcattttttaaaacatcaAAAATcgatttatttaaattaaaatcaaAATATCCACAAAATCGTATGCATCTAATTATTCTTAAAGGATCATCAAGAAATGTAGTTAATGGGTTCAATGGGGtagatattatttt
Above is a window of Plasmodium yoelii strain 17X genome assembly, chromosome: 9 DNA encoding:
- a CDS encoding tRNA nucleotidyltransferase mitochondrial precursor yields the protein MNFFSVFILYIILIIIIICHKNKGNALSKFERVLDKLQMLIRVKRTYNIFKKNSFLNYTKKVFYISPKTINNKNINLNITKLKKWNNFNGKYNKQFKIFTTYNKMGDEKMGDEKMGDEKMIYDKEYMSYLKKYIINEKDLEQSETGNLIYQKEDDNKNDEQNNTNNNNNNIYDFEKMIDKAITHRELELFEFLIKINETYKLNTTLRVVGGWVRDKFLNISNDDIDVTVDNMKGSDFCNYIKEYIKDKENKNFNFGIIKINCDQSKHLETSSFNLFNFQVDIVNLRNEKYTEESRIPEISIGTVEEDALRRDFTINSLFYNLKNKKIEDYTKNGIFHLRNKIISTPLNPLTTFLDDPLRIIRCIRFCGYFDFNLNKSIFDVLKNEDIKKSFNKKISKSRLASEIIKIFSHKCKNIVLSLTLLNYSNYSKEIFKLPTDYFVQNDEIFEKMKKKKNHKIDNHSYYDTNEMVNKRVHLFEDSKEVHQNVEKSISEYINDEDNNRTYLNKNGDRNGENAKSQNDDKNDDKNDDKNIENDWLFEGLNYVKFFKDVEKSELLKQIFYDLNYKENINYIHMCLFLLPLKNYYIYIKKNIKTEYVIEYIIRESLKFPLKYSKFCVNIYEGFTYLYKLYKNINVLELLKDDNDKKTDLNIKGDVVIFLKNVGDKWDLLILIFYIFHKYNELNKNFINIITNDIYLSDFVIKLYQYILKNDIQKSYNIKPFLKWPNIKHHFPNINPNRINEIYEKIIQFTCIHGEKEEECIEFLKNHFNNPE